CAATACGGGAGCCATTACCCATATGTAGTTATTTAatcttacatttaaattaattaaaattagatacttagttcctcagttgcattagccacatttcaggttCTCAAAagccatgtgtggctagtggctaccacaccACACAGTGCAGATGTCAAACAGcatcaccacagaaagttctatcAGACAGCACTGCCTGGGGAATTACAGAAGTTTGATGGATAAAAGAAACCCCCGGCACGCAAATTACTCAAAGCAAAATGGAACAACGGTAATTCACTGATGCTTCTCCCTGCAAGATTTACTTAAAAACCTCATAGAGTTGAGCTTCAAACTGATGAAACTAAGGAAATGGAGAGTGAATTTGTTAAGTATCGACCATTTGTTGGGTGACTATAGGAACTAGAGAGGAACAAAATATTCTCTGCCTTTCAGAAAGCATTTGATCTCAGAGGGCAGTGGGCATGTACATATAAACAACAAACTTCATTCAAGGCTGAATCCAGTAAGTGCTGGAGCACAGTTATCAGAAAAGCGACTGAAGATTAGGGCTGGTTTTACAGAGGTGGTGGTGTTTGGCCTGGTTCTCAAAAGACGagcatgtggggctggccccgtggccgagtggttaagttcgcacgctccgctgcaggcggcccagtgttccgttagttcgaatcctgggcgcggacatggcactgctcatcagaccacgctgaggcagcgtcccacatgccacaactagaagaacccacaacgaagaatacacaactatgtaccggggggctttggggagagaaaggaaaaaataaaatctttaaaaaaaaaaaaaaaaaaaaaaaaagacgagcATGTGTTCCACAGAATGAGAAGGGGATACAGAaatccagacagagggaacagtatGAGCAGAGGCACAGGGCAGGAAATTATGAGTTCAGTCCTGCTGTTAAATAGTTTGCTGTGGTTCGAGCATGGCTGCAAGGAGGATATAACTATGGATGAGGGAGGACTTCTGGAGTTCAATGCCAAGGAAATAGGTAGGCTTTGAAGAaccttttttttggagaaagaggaGTATGTGTGGCTGTCAGCCCTCGAAAGCCTGGCTGGTGGGGCAAAAGTATACAGGCAGGGATGTCAATGAGGAGGTCAGTGACAAAGTCCAGTCAAGAGGTAGCTAAGGCCTGAACTTGCAAAATGGAGACACAGGGATGGACatgcagaaaatcagaaagatagTCAAAAAAGATCAGTAAGATGACACATGAGAGGTGAGTGAGAAGGGACAAAGAAACCACCAAGTTTCTGGCTCGGGTGgaaaggaagtgtgtgtgtggctCTGCTACCTGAAAAGCCCCATCTGAGAAGCTGAGGTCACAAGACTGCTCTCTGTCACCTCCAAGAAGGAAGTGTTAGGAAACAGTGATGTGACCGAAGTTCTGAGATGCCAGTCTCGGGACCTACAATCAGGATGGATGGTCGGCTGACGTGGCAATTCGCACCACTCACTCCTCCCCCCTCCCTAAGCCTATAGCTGACTTCTTTGTCCGGTGGATACAGACATGACAGACAACAATGCAGAGAACAGACACAACCTTTCAACTCCACAGGGATGAAACATCCCCCAATACAGCAAATGTAAACTAAGTATGTGGCTCTGGTCCCAGAGCTGGAGCATCGGAAGGAACTCCTGGAGCCTGGAGTGACCGCACAGATGCTCAGAGATCATCCTATAGAACCGGGGAAAGAGGTCATGCTGAGGAGACAATTCAGGTAGACTTCTGGAAATCTGAGTGTTTCTGGGTATTTAGATGCTTTTCTTACTTTTGAAACCAAAGGCTCCCATCATTACCTGTACATTTGGTCTGTTTCTTTTAGTTGCACCTTCAAATGCCAAGTAAGACAAAGAAGCCGGCTCGCTCCCTCCAACATCAACTTTGAATATATCTCCAGATTTAGCTGTCACTATGCCGATCACATGGTCTCCTTTCACTGGGACATactacaaaagaaaacagaataacaaCCTTAAATGACGATCATTTCCAAGAGATCCTGGGAGATGTCTTCAGCAAGTCCTCACTGGATACTTTACTATGTTTGTCATTagagatatttagaaaatattttgaaatccaaGTTTACAAATTAATACAAATCTTACAACAAACTTGATCATATACcattttcaataaaagaaaaacaatcacatCATACACTCTCAGCTTTACAGCCTCTGACACTCTTACCCCACACCTCTTCAGGACCCTTGTCAGGAAGGCCCCAGCTTCTGCCTGCACATcaagcccagtggcacagggggtCCTCACAACCAAGGAAGGCCATTCCATCGTTACATAATTTTTCCTACATGAAAATTCTTACTTTTTGTAAGAGAAACTTAACTCCCTGTGACATCCACTCAGTGAGCCTGGTTCTGCCCTTTGGGACCGCAAAAGATAAGCCAGGAGCCCCAACCTGTGGGATTTTGAAGACAACGACCACGTCTCACAGTCCTTATCCCGTTATATGCCAAGATTTcgcctcctttctctcctggtcGCCCTTCTCGGGCCACGCCCCCGTTGCTCACGGTTTCTCCGGTCGCTCACGGTGCCCCGCGGGAGACGCGGCGGTGGGCACGCGACGACGGCGGCTCTAGGCTAGCCTTCGGCGAGGAGGGCGCCAGGGCCCGCGCTGCCTCTTCCAACAAGGCTTCCCAGCGCGGGGACACCACCCTCCGGAGCCCAACTCACCCGTTTTTGCTGCGAGTCCACCCAGTAAACGCCACCGCCGCTGCCACCGCCAGGCTCCTTGTGACGGAGGCGGCCGCATTTGGTGACCAGCAGGCGGTCGCCACAGCGCCGCAAGCCCGGGCCGCACACAACGCGCACGCGGGCGCGCGCCCCGGCATTCAGGCGCAGCGGTCGCTCCCCCGCACCTCCCGGGCCGTCGGCGTCCTCCTGctccggcagcagcagctcctcacCCGGGAGCACCACCTGATCCAGAACCGTGcgcgccgcccgcgcccggcCACCCGCCAGGGACTCGGCCACCACGGCCGCCGCCTCAGCCATACCCCGACGCCACCAGTTTCCGGTTTCCGCTTCCGGCTCCGCGTCCAATCGCCAGCCTGCCCAAGGCCTTCCGTTTCCGGCAGTAGCGGTCCGTTGAACTTGAACCAACTACGTCTGTGAAGCCTGATCGCGGTGGGCCGGCGGGTGCCCCCAAGGGGCCTATGATTGTGTCTCTAGCCGGCCGCCTGTCCTGCAGTCTGTCCGCGGGTCTGTACGGGAAACGCGCAGCTTGAGTCGATCGCAGAGCCTGCACTTCCGGTGTCTCGGGTCGCACTGTGGAATACCAGACGCTCCCACTTATGGTTCCGTGGGAACCCTGGGAATTGAATAGAGGGGCTTGGGGAGTTGGCCCTCCCTTCTGACTCCGCCTTCAGAAGgaaaagtattttcctttttcaaaataaaaccttttgGTTGTTACTAGAGAAGATATTTATTCACATTGTGGAAAACAGAGacgaataaaagaaaagaaacagaacgTAGTAGTCTTGCTGGGTTTGTCTCCCTTGTTAGGCTGTCGACGAGTTCTCATTCTTTTTGGCCCAGGCTCTGGCACCAAACAGGGAATGCCTGATGGAGGAATGAATGTTTACATTTTGGTGTGTATTTCTCCCTAGACAGTTTTTTCCTGCACATAGACACATCAGGCACATTTCCACATAATTGAGCTACCCCTACATGGCCCAGGAAATGGGTAAGTGCCGTTAAATCCTTGCTGCTGCTTCCCCGGGAGCACACTTTAGTTGCCCGTGTGAGAAACTGCTGAATTCCAGATGCACAGCACATCAGTCATTGCCTTTTAGGGCCCTTACTTGAAATCACTGTTTCCTCTGTCAACTGGCGCCTCCTGTTGGCATTTGGTCAGAGTCCCCAGCAGGGGTGAGAGCTGGGGACTGGGAGGGCTTGGCTCTGCCCATCTCTTTGAAGCATCTGCTTCCAACGGTAATTTTTAGATTTCTAGGATAAGACAGACCGTCTCTAACATGCCTTCCAAATTTGGCAAGATGCTGGTGAGCCAACTGAATATGAAGAGGCCAAGTGAAGTGtagctttcattgttttgcaGTCAGATTGTTGCAGGAACTGTTCTTGGTCGGTTACGCTAGCACAAGAAACTGATATGGAACTgcagtgagtttgctcacccgtcACACAGCatgccaatctctgacactggtgtcatggaagaaagtaggaattttattgcaAAGCACTGAGCAAGAAGGGGCAGCTAATACTGTAATCCtgaactccccaaaaagctacaAGCAAGAGtgtttatttggggctttaggtaagggagggggagcatgtggccgTGGGGGCTGAAGTTCTAAGAGTCCTGGCACAGGCGTGACTGTTCTGTGTTTCGAACACAGTGGATTTTTAGTCTTTGACATCTAACGTTTACAATCAGTCATTTTAGCTTCTCAATGCTCCTGTAAGATGCTTAGTTGGGTGGAGGGCTGTCAGCAAGCTCCTCTCTTATCAGGGGTCCTGCTGCTGTTCTGCAAGGCAAGCTCAGAAACTGGTTATTTTGTTTCCCACGTTAACCTTGTGGGTACAAGGCACAGTTTCACCCTAATCCAGGGAAATTTTAACTCCTTCATCCTCAGGCTCAAAACTGTGtagattctttttctctcctccccactccagcccagCTCTAGAGGGTCTCGAACCAGCAGATACTCAGCGATGGGCCGGCCCAAGGCATGCCCAGGGTGCTCAATGACCTGGGGTCTGGACCAGACAGAGGGAGGTAGAGAAGCGATCCCTGGATCGTCCCTCACGCACCCCACGCCGGTGGACGAGTCTCTGGGAAAAACTCAGTCCACACCTGGCAGAGGCCACCCAAGGAGTCCACCTCCCCGTGGGGGCGGCACGTGGGCGTCGTGGGGCTCACTCCCTGGTCGCCAGAGGGAGCGGAGGCCCGAGCCGGGCAGTCACCGCGGGACCGGCCGCTCAGGCGGAGGGCGCTGTCACACCTCGGGGCGACGCCTTCCCGACACCCTCGAGGGGCGGCCCGGGCGGGGGCCGGCGGGCAGGCGGGCAGCGGCGGGGGCAGCCCGGCTCCGAGCCGCCTGGGGGCCCGGCCGCGGGTCCGGGTGGGCCGCGGGTCCGCAGCGCGCGTCCGAGCGCGGGCGGGCGGAGGGCGCGGGGACAGCGGCCGGGGCTGGGGGCCGTGCAGGGGCGGCGCTGCCCTCCACCGCTCTGGCGCACACCTCCCACTTCTCAGTATTTCCCTCGGGGAAAGGACCAAATTACCCCTCGGAAAGGTGGGACCCGACCCTGGCCTTCTGGACTCTCCCAAAACTTCCCTTTAGAAATCTTGACTACTTGAGAAGTTGGAAAAGTGGCATCTCACGGTTGCTTTTCTTTGTTGACTAGTGAAGTCGggctggttttttttctttcaatcaagGACACTAGTTGAGTCTTTGCTTGGAGCCAGGAATTCAGCTGGGGAATCCGCTGACTCATGGTCCCTGTTCTACCGTCtctgatactgaccctgatatccGTATCCCTacgttaaacccagcatatatggggttgaaaacaaaacactctttccctgcttactccctggcttcctgactccagaatccactatcctccatggaggcagacaccgccaaggacaagcacctggattcgttatctcctccctgcaaggagatacaggctggtgggaaagctgctgaccagcaaggtcatgggctccctcctctctgcaagtgtctcaaagccaaagacaggctggtgggaaagctccgaccagcaaggccatatgctcctcctcccctacctaaaaccccaaataaaaacccttccttttagtttttcggggagtttgggatttcagcgttagctgccctctccccttgctcagcactgtgcaataataaaattcctactttcttccaccacaccttGTGTCAGAGATCGGCTTGCTGCAcaatgggtgagcaaactcacttcaggttcggtatcatCTCCACGTGAAAATCCCAGGAGCTGCGGTGAGTGTAACAGCCTGGTGAGGGTGTCCACCCCGGGAGGACAGAGGATGAAATCGTGCCCTGCATATGGGAGGAAGGTCGGACTTAGGATTGGTGTCCCAAAGGAGGTAATATTTGAGtgaacctttaaaattttttagttcACTGGTTTCTAAAAATTACAGATGAACTACATGCTGatttatatacagaaattaatAGTAAAAGAGTCCATGGAAGTGTTAATGTCTTTATTCAAGTAGAGAATTTAAATGCAAATGCTCACCACTATCACTGCACGAGTGAGGGTCTACCTGCTATAGATGTTTTAAATCACAAATAATCATGGCTAGGAAGAATTAGAGCTTTAAAGAGTCTAAACATAGAAGATATAAGGCACAGCCCTGGTGCTGAGACAGCACACCCAAGGAAGAGCACCTGCTGGCCAGGACTGATTGAGACCTTGTTGGAGAGGACAGGGCCATGGCTCATTAAATGGCAAGAAGTCATTAGAAATCTGTGCCTGTGGAACTTGCTGGCTCTTCCAGGGTGCTGGGGAAAGCCATTCCTGGGGAGGTATCTCCTGGAAGCCTCTGTTACAAAACTGCCTGACAGGGTGCTAGGGAAAACTGCTGGCTGCTGGGTGCTTCTGGGCACCAAGCAAAGCAGGAGAAGCTGCCGTGCTGCAGGAGTATAGCAGagagcacactggaaccaggaAGCCCAACCTCTTCCTCCTGTAGTGCCTCTGCAGGGCCTTCTGCTGGCAAAGACTGTCTTCGTGAAAGACAGCAGAGGAAAGATATCTTAAAGGTCCAGATCCATTTTCTCAGAACAGGCGATGAGGGGTGAGTTGAGAGCTGAGCAGCAATACATtggtaactggcccaaggtctcATGAGGTTGTAAAATCAACAAACCCATCAGTAACAGCAATAAGGTAGAGTCTACCCAGGCACAGATGGCTTCAataatgaattctaccaaacatttaaagaattaatacctattcttcacagactcttccaaaaaaatgggAGGGAACACAtcccaactcattctgtgaggtcCGTATACgctgatatcaaaaccaaagaTATCACAGGAAGAGGAAagtacagatcaatatcccttatgcatatagacacaaaaatcctcaacaaaatcctGGCAAACTGAAtcacaacatataaaaaggattatacaccatgaccaaatggggtttatcccaggaatgcaaggtctTTTAACATCTgaaatcacttaaaataataaaccatatcaacagaataaaggacaaaaaccacattattatctgaatagatgcagaaaatgtatttgaaaagtgCAACACCCtgtcatgataaaaacactcaataaactaggatTAGAAAGGAATctcctcaacctaataaagggcatctatgaaaaacccatggctaatgtcatacttaatggtgaaagactgaaagctttttccctaagatgaggaacaagacaaggcagTCTGCCCTCTCCACTTTATTCAACATTGTTCTAGAGGTTCCATCCCAGGCagttcagcaagaaaaagaaatgaaaggtacccagattggaaaggaagaagtaaaactacctctATATGCAGGTGAAATGGTCTggtacatagaaaaccctaaggaatccataAAAAACCCTGTTAGAACTAACAAGCGAGTTCAGCAAGGATGCCAGATTCAGGAACAATATGcagaaatcaattgcatttctatacacgtGAAATGaacaaccaaaaaatgaaattaagacaacagttccatttgcaatagcatcaaagagaataaaacatttgGGAATAACTTTAAGAAAAGAGATGCCAAACAAACtctggaaactacaaaacatcgttgaaaaaaattaaagatctaaataattggaaagatacctcatgttcatggatcagaagatttAATACTGCTAAGATAATactactccccaaattgatatacagaTTCAGTCAAAATCCCTCCTGTCTTCATTGTAAAAATTGACGAAtgtatcctaaaattcatatggaaattcaaaggacccAGAAGAGTCAAAAAcatcctgaaaaagaacaaagttggaggacttacacttcTGATTCCAAATCTTACTTACTacttacagtaatcaagacagtgtagtactggcatagGATAgatgtagatcaatggaagacAAGTGAGACTATTTCTGTAGAggtaaaccctcacatatatggtcaactgatttttgacaagggtaccaagacaaCTCAACggggaaagaaaaactttcaacaaatggtgtcgggacaactgaatatccacatgcaaaagaatgaaattagacccctcTCTCAAATTACATATAAACGTGAACTcaaaagtggatcaaagacctaagtgtcagaactaaaattataaaactctttgaagaaaacgTACAGATaagtctttgtgaccttgg
Above is a genomic segment from Equus przewalskii isolate Varuska chromosome 26, EquPr2, whole genome shotgun sequence containing:
- the EXOSC3 gene encoding exosome complex component RRP40, whose product is MAEAAAVVAESLAGGRARAARTVLDQVVLPGEELLLPEQEDADGPGGAGERPLRLNAGARARVRVVCGPGLRRCGDRLLVTKCGRLRHKEPGGGSGGGVYWVDSQQKRYVPVKGDHVIGIVTAKSGDIFKVDVGGSEPASLSYLAFEGATKRNRPNVQVGDLIYGQFVVANKDMEPEMVCIDSCGRANGMGVIGQDGLLFKVTLGLIRKLLAPDCEILQELGKLYPLEIVFGMNGRIWVKAKTIQQTLILANILEACEHMTADQRKQIFSRLAES